The segment ACACCATAGTTTACCAGTTTTTATCATATTCACAAATTAGCTAAAGTCAAACCTTTCCTAAGCAGGAAATGTTTGGAAACAGTCATCCACGCTTTTATCTTAACTTGACTCGACTACTGTAACTCCCTGTACTCTGGGTTACCTCTCTCTTCCATCTCTCGCCTTCaaatggtccaaaatgcggcagcccGTCTACTCACAGGTAGCTGCAAATATGACCATATTACACCAATCCTACGTtctctgcactggctgccagtacGACACCGTATCAACTATAAGACTTTGCTATTCGTTTACAAAGCTCTCAATAATTTAGCTCCTAAATATCTATCTgatttgatttttgattttgattgtACTATGTACAATCCTTCAAGATCACTCAGATCCCAAAATTGTCATCTTTTATTGGTACCACAATCTCCTCTGCATCGCAGGGGAGACCGAGCTTTCGCAGTAGCGGGCCCTAAGCTGTGGAGTAGCTTGCCACCACCAGTCAGAACTGCCTCTACGTTTGCTGAATTTAAATCCATGcttaaaacacatctcttttcTTGTGCTTTTAACTGttcataatttgtatttgttttttttatattgatgTTCTTCTTTCTCCTTTTTGTTTAATCTctatgtacagcactttggccAGCTCAGGCtgattttaaatgttatgaattgaactgaattgaatctgTCTAGGACAGAAATATGTTAGTTAAATGGTATGTAGTCACATGTATTCTAAGTGTTTATTGACAATTTCATTTCCACTCGGGAATCAATAAAGTTGATCTAAATATTTTGCACCCTTTCCCTCTTGCAAGACAATAAGATCAGTTAGCATGCGGTTTGTTTCCACAATATCTGCATACTTTGGGGCTTGCTGGAGTAGTATTTCTAGGTTCTCTCAAGTTATCACTGTATTTCTTTGTGTATTTTGCATTACATTTCTTACATGTTCACATGAAGTACTCATGTTGTTGAAATAGTTTTCAACTGTGCTTGAGCCAACTCGTGAGATCCAGCAACATCTACTGCTTTTTCAAGTGttaagttcactttcaaatgaaaattagcccaagctttactcaccctcaagccatcctaggtgtaatgactctcttctttctgatgaacacaattggagaaatattaataaatatcctgacgtgtccaagctttataatggcagtgaatgggggtcactttatgagctgaagaaagtgcttccatctaCATCCGTCTTCTGAAAGCATCGTTAGTCAACTGTGGTCGTAAGTCACATTGAACTCAATTGGTAACGacagaacttgcgaccatagttcgtgttgggaaacacaccccagaCTGTGAACACTGAGCTCTCGCAGTCAAACATGACTGTTTgatatattttgcaattctttattttgatATAACAACCTTTAGTCATTGTTCGAATCATTGATGGGCCTCTGGATATATTCATGCTACTTTGCACAAGTTAGGAAATAACTGCATCAACATCTCCCACAGTTGACAAGAAACAAGAGACAAAACTGGAAACAATGAACCTTTATTTTACCTCTACAAAATGTCAAAAGGCTGACACAGACGTCAATATGCAAATAAAAAGAGAGGtggaaaaatatacaaataaggaagaagcaaaatatgaaaattagcTTAGAAGAGTACACAAATGATGTGATGATGAATGAGGGATGAGAGCAGATATAATGATCACACTGTTTGAAGCTGCAGACAGAAACATCAGACTCAGGACAGAAACACACAACCTCTAAAGTAAGAACAACTCACATGTTCATTCTTCAAACACAACTAGACTTTGAGATGTTAATATTGTCTGAATGATTgtgaattttgtttttctgctatttttaaattacatgaTCATGTTTTACTTCAAGATGAATATGGGATTATCTGAGTTTTTCAATGTgtttcttcttcagaaatggAGCAAACTCTATATTTCATTCTTCTTCTCATTGgtgagtgtgtttgttgttttattgatgGTTTATAGTTTCATCAGGTTTGACTCTGTTATGAAAAGCATTAAATCAAACcctctctttcacagctctctgCTCCGTATCTGAATGTGTTCAGCGTCAGTATCACTTTATAAACATGACGAAGAACTGGACTGAAGCTCAGAGATACTGCAGAGAGAATTACACAGATCTGGCCACCGTTGACAACATGAACGACATGAACGAGCTGAAGAGTGTGAGTGCTAATTCTCATAACTATATCTGGATTGGGTTGCAGAAGACgagtgttgataaatggcagtGGTCTTCAGGTGATCCTGCGCTCTATCCGAACTTGGGACCTGCACAATCTGATGGCACAAATGAGTGTGCTTCTATTTCAAATGGACAATGGTATAATTTCCCATGTGGTCACAGCCTGACTTTCATCTGCAGTTCATCTAACAACAGTAAGTTCAGCTCCCTATAatgacaataaacattcagtttataaaaatatacactgtataaaattttaatgaaatacTAAATTCTGCTACTTTTTAAGTTAATCATATGGAGAGACTAGATATTTGTCCACTTCAAACTTCTGTGTAGAAAATAAACTGGTATTGAACGAATGTTGATCTTTTATTGTTCATAAATGTGGGAAACTGCCATTAGAGAGCATAgagaattatatttttgtataaaatgtATGCTGTAAATTATGAATTAAGAACTATATTGTTTTGGCCAATggtaatgaattaatgaatgcatAAAATTTCAGCATAGACATATGACAACTTTCCCCATCTTCATTTTTATGTACAAAACTCTCATCCTGAGAACAAAGTTCAGTTCTTGTCTTGTTAGTGTAGTAGTTTACTTTCTTAGCCGaattacaaaaaatatgaaatggtCATTTTGTTTGGAGATTGTAATTCAAAAAGATTAATCTATTTTTTAAGTAGATGTAATAAAACATCTCAACACCTTTAGCTGAATGATATTGCTtgatttattcagctttcattAAAGCCAGTAAAAACATCAAGATTAAATATAAGTGAGCTCACAGACACAATATCCATtacaacgtaaaaaaaaaaagagaaagacaaagacaaacaccaacaataatattgcaaaaatatatttgtatatattattaGTCTACAAAATGTAACTAGTCCAACATTTTGGATTAGTTAACAAACATATTCAGCTGCAGTGAAACATCTTCATTTGTTTGATGTTTCTCTCATTCAGATCTTTGTGTCTAAATCAAGTATTCTAGAGAAACATGTAACAAAACATAACAGTGTTCAGTAGGTTTCTGGTTCTGATTTAATTGGGATCATCACAGGGCATCAGTAAGAATACACAAAAGTCTAATAGTCCAGTCACTGTTGTTTCAATAGAAGGTTCAAAACACTCAATGTGGTGCATTAacaagtgtatatatatatctgtgatAGTGTGTGGGGGGTTTTCAGCATTACACACACTCATCTATGGCTTGGTTACATCAAACTCTGGGGGCGGGACTAAGTTACAGCTGTCAATAATTCCCAACCCACCAATAAAAATCACCTTACTGAGCCTTTCCAACATGACTGAGAAATATAAAGTTACAATAAAATTACCAAGGAAATTCAGAAATGATACTTAATGTTATATCAGCAAAATcatcataaatatatattgtaaatatttaatatatcttTGAATGACACGTGTTTCTGATGTTTCCACTGCTGCTCTTATTCACATCAAACCATAAAGCAGCATAAGAATAATGAACAAACTGATTCATGAATCTGtttccatttgtttttcttaaagTGAACACAGGACTCGTCTTTGTCAATCAGATGAAGAATTGGAGAGACGCTCAGAGTTACTGCAGACAGAATCACATTGATCTGGTGAGTGTGAGGAACCAGAATGAGAATCAACAGCTTCAGAAGTTCATCAATGAGAGTCACATATCTGGATCATTGATCTGGATCGGTCTGTTCAGAGACTCATGGCAGTGGTCAGATCAGAGTAACTCCTCATTCAGATACTGGAGGTCTAATGAACCTAATAATGTTGGAGGAAATGAAAACTGTGCAGCGATGGATCAGAACGCTCAGGGACAATGGATAGACGTCTcttgcaacaacaacaaccagtTTCCTTTTGTGTGTCATGAAGGTGAGCAGAtcctctcaaacacacacaatccatccatccatcacctcCAGATATCTTAAAGTTCACACTACATGTCTGGCATGACAAATTCCTTCACAGTGTTTGTTCTGCATGTTGTTTTTGATCAGTCTCTCTCTAGTTTCTGCTTGTGGTTTGTTTTGTGTCCAGAAAAACTGATTCTGATCAAACAGAAGATGACGTGGTCTGAAGCTCTGAGATACTGCAGACAGAATCATACGGATCTGGTCTCGGTTCATTCAGAAGAGATTCAGCGTGACGTGATGAATGTGGTTAAACAGGCGTCTACTGAGGAGGTGTGGTTGGGTTTACATCACTCCCACATTTTGGGCATCTGGTACTGGGTGAGCGGAGACACCGTGTGCTATCAGAACTGGGCTCCAGGGAACGGCACAGGAGAGGACTGTGATTCTGCAGTGAGATCTGGAGCAGTTCAGTCTGGAGGAGATCAGCTCTGGATCAGCCGTCCTGAGACTGACAGACTCAACTTCATCTGCAGCAGATATGAAGAGTGATGTATtcgtttgtgtttttttgtactgtttttatcAGATAATGTGCTATATCAAAGTACAATGaaatttaatttcaaataatttcTGTAACTGAAGAGTATCATGAATCTTTTTAACATCAGTGtaactatattttaaagaacCAGTGAACTCTAAATGAGTTTTAATCTGTGGCTTTAAGTCACAATACATTTCAAATTTACAGATGTTCTTTTGAAGAAAAGCaagtaaaaaattttttttttttctgtagtcgTTCCTGGCAGGATTTTGATTATAGATGATTTTAATATCTATCTCTGTTTTCCCTGTAAACCCATGACCAAAGTATAGTTGATTCTTTTATCTCAGTGTGTCTCTGGATCTACACACGATCATGGGCATACACTTGACTTGTGTTTTCTTTGGGGATAATGATTATGTTGAAGAAACTGCTATCTCAGACCATATGCTTATTACTGTAAGTTTTTAATCTGCCTTCTGTAATTAATGTACTAGAGTATCATCAGTCTCCTTCATTCTTGTCTTGTGTTCCCAGCTAGAATGTTTttatgttctgggaatgttttcAGCGgcaagtttaatttttattccCAGAATGTTCTGCTGAAAGGCATgacaacattctttaaaaacattctaAACATGTTTAGTGATAACATTAGAACATTATCCCCTAACATTCTTATAAAGCTTTCAGTGGGAAGCTTCTCACTGGGCATTGGATGTGGACTCAAATGTTGCTCAAATGTCAAATTTTGGTTGAAAGTGAAAACCCAACATTTATTTGACATCAAGCTTCAGCATCATTAAATAACTCCAAAAACACAGCATTACCGGCATCACTTATTAtaaaccagattgactttatttttgtcatacTTGTGCAATAGTTCTTATTGAGGATTAACAGGGATTTAGGTGTTgaagttttattgaaaataatagtttGATTTGTCACCTTTATGGCGATCAGTGTTTTCTTCAGTtcggcagtttgactcttgactTTTCATTGTTAATTTTTCTCTGGTTGCTGTAACTGTGTTTATGGAACAGCAAGAGAAAATGTGATCAGATGATGTTGGCTACTTGTTGATGATAAAGATATAATCATCATGTCGTGGTCTGATCAACCGATCTGATCCGGAGTCTAATCTGTTATTAATTTCACATTATTGACTGTAGTAATGTATTTCTACAGCATGAGATCCAGCAGTTTTAATCTGTAGAACTTTTAAAACAAATTGTACACTAAACATTTTGAACTACAGAACCACACAGaatcaacatttctcatttgtgTTTAGattaagtactaaaataactaaaacttaaaaactatagacatgtttataaaaataataaaaaattacaaacaaacaaaaaaactaaattactaaaacttttaaatagaaAAGAGAAAATATAGAAATACTGGTGTTATGCAACATTTGTTCATAATGTTCTGTTCTACTCCAATGTGATGATTCAGCTCATACAGTATAGAGCTGTATAATCTAACATGCATTCTAGCAGAGCATTTATTGTCCAGACCgagaatgttttaaaatgaatgacgGATCCATTCATACATGGATGACACACTGTTTCATGTGGTTTGGGAAGAAAAATGAATTCCAAATGGGataataaaatttatattaatatatctgGTGTATTACTATTATATCTGACAGTTCAAACAAACAGAATAGAATCTGTGACATGACAATCACCCATTTTAGCTGATTATGTGAGTGTAATTCTGTAGAAATGGTTTGAGATTGAGTTTAACTCCACAGTTTTGTGAAAGCAGAGACTGACcaatactgtttttttgttttgttttgtttttttgtcaatcAAAACTAACCATATGCGTATATGATTACTTTAATCATCTTTATTTACAAGTGCGACTAAAAAGTAAAATCATTCATGTGACACTGTGAAGGGGTTTTGTTTACAAGCTTCCACTATAATATAATCTGAATTAAGAGGTCTATACAACTTCATAATTCTCCTGTTGAAATGCTGGTATGTGCTTCTGTAGGATTCACAAGTGATGATTTCAATGTTGGACTAAAAAAATCCTGCTCATTTAATTACTTGTTTATTTCTATGGGAAATAAATGGGAAGTTTCCCACATATTTGAACATTTGTATCCAGATTGCAGCAAATTGTGGGATATATAAactatgtgtatatatatatatacaaaccccaattccaaaaatgttgggacactgtacaaattatgaataaaaacagaatccaatgatgtggaagtttcaaatttcaatattttattcagaatacaacatacatgacatatcaaatgcttaaactgagaaaatgtatcattttaagggaaaaataagttgactttaaatttcatggcatcaacacatttcaaaaaagttgggacaaggccatgtttaccactgtgtggcatcccctcttctttttacaacagtctgcaaacatctggagactgaggagacaagttgctcaagtttaggaataggaatgttgtcccattcttgtctaatacaggcttctagttgctcaactgtcttaggtcttctttgtcgcatcttcctctttatgatgtgctAAATGTTtcctatgggtgaaagatctggactgcaggctggccatttcagtacccggatccttcttctacgcagccatgatgttgtaattgatgcagtatgtggtctggcattgtcatgttggaaaatgcaaggtcttccctgaaagagacgacgtctggatgggagcatatgttgttctagaacttggatatacctttcagcattgatggtgcctttccagatgtgtaagctgcccatgccacacgcactcatgcaaccccataccatcagagatgcagcttctgaactgagcactgataacaacttgggttgtccttgtcctctttatctccggatgacatggcatcccagttttccgaaaagaacttcaaattttgattcgtctgaccaaaATTTTTCCAACAGTttttgttgtgatttccattacagtagcattcctgtatgtgatgcagtgccgtctaagggcccgaagatcacgggatccagtatggttttccagccttgacccttacgcacagagattgttccagattctctgaatctttggatgatattatgcactgtagatgatgataacttcaaactctttgcattttttctctgagaaactcctttctgatattgctccactatttttcgcgcagcattgggggaattggtgattctctgcccatcttgacttctgagagatactgccactctgagaggctctttttatacccaatcatgttgccaattgacctaataagttgcaaattggtcctccagctgttccttatatgtacatttaacttttccggcctcttattgctacctgtcccaacttttttggaatgtgtagctctcatgaaatccaaaaagagccaatatttggcatggcatttcaaaatgtctcactttcaacatttgatatgttatctatattctattgtgaataaaatatatgtttatgagatttgtaaattattgcattccttttttattcacaatttgtacagtgtcacaactttttttgaatcgggtttgtatttgtgtttaaatctcacaagtttaaatctcgcaattcagactttatgacttgcaattgtgagtttatcatAATTTGtaggaaaaaaagtcatcatAATTGCGGAATATTTAGACAATCTagtcttttttcctcacaattccaTGTtaatatttcgcaattctgactttttttctcacatttgtgagtttatatttcacaattccaaatttgtaacttgcaattctgactttattttctGCTGGTTTTGGAGGAAAATGGATCTGGACTGGACTCTTATCGGACGGATGCCGCTGCTCCCTGGATCTGGACTGATTAGAGTGAATCCACATTCAGATCATGGAGGTTTGGACAGTTGAACAAGGTGGCAGTCAGTTTTGCGGGAACGTCTCTTATTGGAACGTTTAATGATGCAGCCTGTTACTGTAAATATGCTGCTGTCTGCTACAATAGTGAATATTTATAGTAACACATTTGACCACTTCACTTCAAAATGCAAGCAAAATGGATTAAACATACCAGAAATTGAGAATCTGTGAAATTTACATTAAAACCCAGCAGCTTGGTTGCCATGAActtcacagtaaaaaaaaaaatggtacattctggggagaaaaaaaaaaaaaagttctaatgctgtgttcacaccaaacgcgaatagagcgtctggcgcgaatgatttcaatgttaagtcaatgtaaagacGCGGTTACGCGCGTCTGGAGGTCTCGCGGCGCGAATGAGGCGTTTAGCGCGGCGCGGAAGACGCGAATTCGCCTCATTCGCGCGTCTAGttcgcgcgaatgacgcgaattgagcgtttcgCGCGATACGCGTTACGCgcgaatggtgctttttgtgcatttcgcgtttgacgcgaattcgcgtttGACGCCTgagttgaaaaatttgaactttggcgtaaattcgcgccgcgttaaccaatcaggagcctgcttgctgctgtggcggcaggcccgcccggagtcactcattcaaaatggaggaacgactgatattatcagtgagcagtcacccagagatttatgacacaagttcatacttcagacaggaataaaaaggagctcgcttggaagagtgtcggtgaggagattgggctacctggtaagttgtaaatgcacatttcacttttaaatcacgttacacgtttatcgacccgcggccttcccgcgacgctgactcctacgccgctgttctgctctccagagcaaatacaaagtggtagctctctcgatgaacgcacgatcaacatcagccatcttgcaaacagacaaccgCCTAGCACTTGCCCCTCCCACTCGCCTCGGACGCGCGTCAATTTCGCTTACGCGCGTCTATTTCGTTCTAGACGcgcgaatgcattcaaaatgttcaagcggcaaactagacgcggtagacgcgaatttgacgctctattcgcgtttggtgtgaacgcagcataagggGGTTTTCACAGTTATGCCCTAGAGGACTGATGGTTAAATCAAGTGTGAACGATTCTGGAGTGAAGAAAGACATTTTAGCAAAGGTGTGAAACAAGAACAGTGGACCACTTTACCTTCTGCCTTGTCAGTCCCCTCACCTCAAAATCTAACTCCTCAAAAACGGTAGCATTAGCTAATAGATTTCCACCGGAGCTTTAGCTAGCTGGCTAACGTTGTGTTCTCTCCTACTGTGTTCAGTGACTCAATTCATCAAGCtgtagctaacgttagctaagTCTATGTCAACAGAGCTCCTGGGTAACTTATAtaccagaaaatattaaaattattgaaaccATTCAGGGCTCAATGCTAAggattttttctgaagaaacattttttcTAAGAAACAAGAGACAAAACTGGAAACAATGAACCTTTCTTTTACCTCTACAAAATGTCAAAAGGCTGACACAGACGTcaatatgcaaataaaaaaagagaggtggaaaaatatacaaataaggaGGAAGAAAAATAGGAAAATTAGTTGACAGCAGTACACAAATGATGTGATGATGAATGAGGGATGAGAGCAGATATAATGATCACACTGTTTAAAGCTGCAGACAGAAACATCAGACTCAGGACAGAAACACACGACCTCTAAAGTAAGAACAACTCACATGTTCATTCTTCAAACACAACTAGACTTTGAGATCTTAATATTGTCTGAATGATTgtgaattttgtttttctgctgtttttttaaatgacatgatCATGTTTTACTCCAAGATGAATATGGGATTATCTGAGTTTTTCAATGTGTTTCTTCCTCAGAAATGGAGCAAACTCTATATTTCATTCTTCTTCTCATTGgtgagtgtgtttgttgttttattgatgGTTTATAGTTTCATCAGGTTTGACTCTGTTATGAAAAGCATTAAATCAAACcctctctttcacagctctctgCTCCGTATCTGAATGTGTTCAGCGTCAGTATCACTTTATAAACGTGAAGAAGAGCTGGACTGAAGCTCAGAGATACTGCAGAGAGAAATACACAGATCTGGCCACCGTTGACAACATGAACGACATGAACGAGCTGAAGAATGTGAGTGCTAATCCTAATAACTATGTCTGGATTGGGCTGAAGAAGACGAGTGTTGATGAATGGCAGTGGTCTTCAGGTGATCCTGTGCTCTATCTGAACTGGGGATCTGGACAACCTGAAGGCAGAGATTATTGTGCTATGATGTGGAATGGACAATGGCATGATTTTCCATGTAGTAACAGCTTCACTTTCATCTGCAAATCATCTAACAACAGTAAGTTCAGCTCCCTACAATGACAACAAACATtcatatggtaacactttacaataaggttcattagttaaacattagttaatgtattaactaacataaattAACCATAAGCAATACAcctgttactgtatttactaatcttcgttaatgttagttaatgaaatacaGTTCATTGTTTGTCCATGTTAggtcacagtgcattaactaatgttaacaagattttaattatgtattagtaaatgttgaaattaacattaacaaagatgaataaatgctgATGTTACAGTTCCCTCGTCTAcaagactccatttcccatgatcctcctgtttctacacctgcactcacttccctcgtcagctcctcatcatcacccatcaccatcacctggacttcctc is part of the Chanodichthys erythropterus isolate Z2021 chromosome 11, ASM2448905v1, whole genome shotgun sequence genome and harbors:
- the LOC137030187 gene encoding C-type mannose receptor 2-like — encoded protein: MEQTLYFILLLIALCSVSECVQRQYHFINMTKNWTEAQRYCRENYTDLATVDNMNDMNELKSVSANSHNYIWIGLQKTSVDKWQWSSGDPALYPNLGPAQSDGTNECASISNGQWYNFPCGHSLTFICSSSNNMNTGLVFVNQMKNWRDAQSYCRQNHIDLVSVRNQNENQQLQKFINESHISGSLIWIGLFRDSWQWSDQSNSSFRYWRSNEPNNVGGNENCAAMDQNAQGQWIDVSCNNNNQFPFVCHEEKLILIKQKMTWSEALRYCRQNHTDLVSVHSEEIQRDVMNVVKQASTEEVWLGLHHSHILGIWYWVSGDTVCYQNWAPGNGTGEDCDSAVRSGAVQSGGDQLWISRPETDRLNFICSRYEE